The following DNA comes from Candidatus Hydrogenedentota bacterium.
AGATATAGATGAGCCACAGGTTGCGGGCGTAAATGAACAGGGTCGCGGCAATACCAACCGCGTAAACCCATTCGCGTTCGCGGCTGAAACTCGCGCACATGAGAGCCGACGCCACCAGGCTCAACCACCAGAACGAGGTGGGCACGACGCTCTTTTTACGCTTTTCGGTGGCAATCCATTGCACGAGGAACCGCATGGCAAACAGCGCCTGCCCAAGCACGCCGATGCCGAGCCAGAACGCCGTCTTCTGTATCTCGCCGGCCGGCCCCGCGCTCCTGCGGTCGTAAACATGCCACCACGTCCAGGCCGTTACCCCCGCGGAAGCTAGGATCACCACCACAACGAAGATATGCACCCCGGCGTTC
Coding sequences within:
- a CDS encoding lipid-A-disaccharide synthase N-terminal domain-containing protein; the encoded protein is MADPALAEPSILWYVLGVPASVIFYGRFYVQWIVSEIRRKSVMPISFWYMSSVGSLMLLVYGVATTSALGTLSHCFNIAVYSRNLIHIWREKGKLSPALNAGVHIFVVVVILASAGVTAWTWWHVYDRRSAGPAGEIQKTAFWLGIGVLGQALFAMRFLVQWIATEKRKKSVVPTSFWWLSLVASALMCASFSREREWVYAVGIAATLFIYARNLWLIYIYGSEEAKARTAES